The Daphnia magna isolate NIES linkage group LG3, ASM2063170v1.1, whole genome shotgun sequence genomic interval CCCGCTTGTGCGACCCAATTTGCTCGCACATCTGGGTTTTGATGTCGAATCTACTAGCCATGCTGTGTTGTTTATTGGAGTGTTTGGTTTATAGAGGGCAAGGCCGAGTTTCATCGAGAAAATCTCGATGCCAACGCCAATCAAGTTGTCCTCCCATGGCCGCTAGCAAAGGAGCAAGAGAAGGAAGAGCGGCTAGTTGACAGTCATGTTGGTGACAAGACGGCCGACCAGAAGGCGTGGTTAGGGTCGACGGTGTTGGCCGCCCTAACTGATCTCTGTGGTCGAACGGTTCTGAGTCCCGCCTTTTTCCTTGGTCCGGATACGAAAACCGGATCGTATACGCAAGCGATTCATTCTTTGAATATTTCAGGGACTGCTGCTTCAACGGACAGCCCGGTGAAAATAGTGAACAAACCAAAATTGTACCTACGCAGCCATAAAATGGCCGGTCTCAAAGATCTTCTGCTTTCGGAGAAGCTAAACACGCACGCCATTTCGCTCCAGTTAACGGCACAGAGCCAGGTTCAGCTGGGTGGTCGTAAATTGCGCGGAGAAGAAGCCAAAGATGCCAAACAGGAAGGACGTGATGCGAATCTTTCCCGACCAAAAAGAACCAGAAAGGAATAATGAACTTTCCAACTAATTGACAAGGCTTGAAAgttcagttttattttatttttttattattatgatttttttttgttatttatttttgggtTCCTGTTTCTATAATGTGTGATTACAAAAAATACCGAAATGACAGATTTTTCCATTCACAATGGAATATCTGGATGCTTTTTGGTCGGTTGTGGACAGCCTTTGCCTTACATTCGTGTTTCTACCAAATGCTACTGCGCAGtttggtttttggtttttcccCTCAATTACtgccaccctttttttttttttttctaatcgaGTTTCCTAGCTGCCTACCCTTCCCCAGTGATGGAAGAAGTTGATCTGTTTTCAGCTAGTGTCATGAACGAAGATAACCCAACCAATAATGTTATGTGTAATGGGGTTTATGAGCCCAGAATTCAAATCAAACGATAAAAAAGGAATTGAAGCcattatttcctttttcattgTGCGTCGAATTCGTTGTGGCTGAATTCATACATTCCACGGTGATGGCAAAGACATATGAGTGAAATTTGTACCTGTATTCTTACTCTATTctgaaaacctttttttaatgTGGATAGTTAGTTCATTACTGAACGGACAAATGCCATCCTTATATCTTTTGATTGTGTATCTGATATCGTTGGGGTGAATAAATATGTAAAATATGACGATTAAATCACCGACCCTTTTTAGtgaatttaatttatttaattctaCTTTTCTCCAGAGTTCTGAGCTAGAAAGAAGTTCGAACTTCGAAGGCATGGTACGAATATTAGGATGACAGTCAGGATATGTTTATTCGAATGCTTGATCACCGTTAGTTCTAAAGGTACTTCAAGTCTGTAAAGATTTATTTTCTGGAAGGTATTAGatagatttgaaaaaataacaaataaaaaataaatatttagtAACAGCCATTAGAAAAGCAGCCACCTGGCGGTCTTTTAAACAACTGCTGCCACTAGCAGACTACGTTTGCATTCTTGAACCATTGACAACTCATGTGTAGAATTGGCGTGTTTTTAGAAGTTATTAGTTTATAAAATGAATCAAGCTGATCTGAGTAAACTAGTTTCGGCATTGCGAATTGCAGTGAAACCTAAACCAAGACGTTTTTCGTGCCCGGAAGGTCCAGCTGGTCGCCTGGAAAAATTGAGAGCTACCGTGACCGCGCTTGTGAAGTATGAGCGAATAGAGTTAAACCACCCAAGAGCAGAAGAAGCACAGGGATACGCAGAAAGGGTATCCAGAGGTTTTCTTTATACCTTTCTGTCCGAGAAGGaatattcaaatatttttttaattccttcTGTGGTTTTTGCAGTTGATTTCTGATGCCATCCGTAATGGGGATTGCCACAAACATACCATGGAAATGGCAGATTACTGGTTAAATGAAAAGCAACTTGTCCACAAATTGTTCAAAGTTTTAGTTCCAAGATATCAAAACTACAATTCATCTTTTACAAGGCTTGTTCTTGGACCAAAAACTTATCCAGGATACTATGTTGGTACAGCAATCTTGGAACTCAAAGGTATGGAATGACTTGTTATACTGATTGACAagatttgattaaaaaaaattattttgtagGAAATCCTTTCCCTGCCTTGCAACCAGAGACTCATAATTATCACTATTGGTTACATAATGTTTTACtggaagaagcaaaaaaagagTTCAGATCTGCTAGACAAGACAGAAATGCAGGAACAACAGAGTCTGTTACAGCTGAAAGTTAAGACTGCTTCACCATTTCTATAcaaaatatagttgtattctaGTATGAATAAAACGTGGATGTATCTAACGGGTTACGATATCATTTTAAATGCGAATCGTTGAAAACAAGTTGCAGTACATAGCATCATTTTCACAGGAACAATTTTATCACCGCTCACACTTCCAGATACTTTTAGGAGATTAATCTTTCCATCCGACAATATTCCATCATCGACACACAGTTTTCCGCAAGGGCAGATGGTAGAACTTTCGTGTAGGTAGGTTATAAGTGTGTACGGAATGTCTTCCTCGGTATATTTTAACCTGGGTGGTGAAAATATTACTagactaaaacaaaaaagcaaacaacaCAAATAACTAACTTGAACTTAATTGTAGATTTGGCTGAGATGGCAAGTAACGTTGCAACTCTTATTGTCAGACTCCCAGGATTTAACGGTATTTCTTGGGATGAATTTTCAAAAGGATTTCCGAAGACGTCAATGTGATCTAATGCAAGTGCTTGAAATGATTCTGGAAGTATACGAATCTGGTTGCAGGATAAGGTCAGTGTTCTGTTTAATTTAACAACATCGATTAGTATCTCACGGTTGCTTTGTTAATGCAAAACAATATGCACCTTAAGTTCTTTAACTTGGAGATGGTTGAAGGGAGGCATCTTAGTTTGTTATGGTCTACTTTTAGTATTTGAAGCCCGGATAGTCGACAAATGCAACTAGGAATCGTCATTAGCTAAAAGTTACGTAAAGTAAATAAGTGAATGTTACCAAACGTAATAGTAACACAAATTACAAGTATGACATGAACAATAATAATCGCTTTATGCAATTTTGTTCGTAACAGTACGGTATTTACACACATAACAATACTCAAATGGTAAACATAAGGTTTGCTTTTTGTGTTACCTGATTGTGGCTCATATCTAAGCAGATAACTCTGGCTGAATTGATGAATGTTTCTGGAAGTATTTTAATCTCATTGTTGCTAAGATGTAACTGTTTTAATCTGGACAGGTTATGCATAGTTTCAGGTAAAACAGTAATTTGATTGTTAGAGAGATCCAAGATTTCAAGCAACTTAAGGTGGAGAAGCCGTCTATCAAACTTTTTCAAAGCAATTCCACTTATCTGTCAAGACAAAAAATAtgtacattaaatacaagcaCCAACTTCTATGGAAGGCATTCTCACTTTTAAGTATGTCAGTGTTTCTGGAAAGCTAGTTGTTACAGGATAATCTGCCCTGGATAAAATgcttagttttgtttttggtatCACTACTTTGTTGGTACTATTAGACAGAATGGGGCAAAGAATCCCTTTCTTCAGTTGAACATCTTCCCCTTTTATAATAGCAAGAATCTTTTCCATCTGTTTGACTTCCCCACTGAGGCACAAGTCATGAGCTGGCTCTCGAAAGCGTAGTGTAAGTTTCCCTTGGCTCACAAACTTGGAAAAAATTTGCTCTATATTGTTCGTAACACGGTATTTCATTCCTGCTTTGTTACGTGAAGTAGCCAACGCTAGTTCAATAACGGAAGATTTGTTCTCTGTGAGTGTTATGCTTGACCAGGCTAATCGGCTAGGACCTGACTTTCCAGTGGAAGGAAGCAAGCGATTCACAACATTAACTTTGCAGTTTACTTGCATCTTTTGGCACTGAgctattttgttgttgtcagAAATCAGATAAAAAGCATTAAAACTTTCAATATGCTTTTTAAAGAACTGGAACCGGTTGTGTTGTTCGCCTGTTGCTGTCAATTTTGGCGCCTACTACGGATATTATTTTAGGAAGCCGTTACTACTATGAGTGCAACGATGActgatattttaaaaattaagtcGTCTGCTCTTAAAGCGATTTAACTTCTGAAATCAAATAAGATGTAAATGCATCGTAATTTCATTCAACTATatttgaagaaagaaagaatttaaTGATGAGTATGAGTTATCGGATATCGAGTTCAAGTTGAAGACGATTGTTGCCACTTACAAGTATCGATCCTGACTACTTCCAGCTCCATGCATTGACATTAAatctgatttttttatttcagggAAGAGTAATTAGttcatttcttcatttcatTGAGAAAATGGGTTTATTATTTAAGCACAGCTTGTACGGGTTTTCTTGAAAGTTCAAAACCTAGCAAAGAAGTTAACTAGATATGCAGATAATCTTAAAATTTACGAAGAGAATCATAATGTGAGATTTATGACTGCGGCCAATGATATGATTAGCCAAGCCCAAAGCTTTCCCTCGAGGATTCATTTTCATATTGCTTACGTTACGAAGTGCTCGCTTTTGGGTTACAAACACGTTCTCAACCAAAAACTGTTATTACTGGAAGGAAAGAGGCGGTTCTTGCAAGGAATTGTAGTACCAGTACCTATTATCACCGGAGTTGATCTTAGAACTAGACCATACCCGAGGCTACACGCGCATGGGCACAACACTTGCGCATTGGTGAATATGCGTTCTGAACGACGGGCGCTTTATTCGGCGTTTTCATCCTCTTTCCCAGTTGTCCCCATTAGGTCGTGTCCGGTTGTGCTTGTGTTACCAAAGGAGATTGCAGAAGCTGCTCTGATGATCGGCAAGAGACGCAGCTGACAGATTCTAACACAACTCTCCTCATTTTAGGCGTTacgtttccttctttttctttacattgGTTATGACCTAAAAGCAACCTAACTGGCTGACTGTTGTTTATTTCCACCGATCAATCTTCACGCCGTTGCTGTGTAAGGTAAGGGTTATTTGTATTTATGATTGGTGAAGATGTTTTTAGTTTCTCCCTTGTGAATGCTTTccctccccttttttaaagttttgttTGTTCGATTTTTCTGTGACAAATAGCAATAATTGAACAAAACTGACATAGTTAGGTTTTGGGATGCAAATTTAAGATTGCTGTCATTGCTGTCATTCCCTATTTCCGGGAGCATTCAACATAGAATAACTATCGTAGATTTATTGGTGCGGCCTTTTAAAATGACTTTATCGATTGTCACTATTCGTCTTCCGTCGGTATTTCTATACTCCCTCTAAAAGAGAGCGTAAGAGCTTTTTGAGAGCTTGATCTTGCTATTGGTTACGAGCAAGCATACTTTCAATGGATGCTTCATTGTATCACTACGAAAGAGAGCAGCCTTTCCTTCATCTTCTGTACAAAATGCATTAGCGAAATGAAAGTTGGTTAATGACGTGCGGGAGTGCTGGGCCGGCTGGCATCGACCCGTTTGAATGACGGGTTGTCACGAACCATGAGGCCCAACGAGGGCTACTGTCGCGTCCTTTTTTTGGTCTAATTGTCTTATTTTGCCTGTATTCTAAAGCAACGATTATTATGTCCATTACAGCCGCTTATATACAAAGGAAGCGAATTTAGCTTTATGATTTTTGTACTGAACAGACGCGGAGATCGGGCAAAGGTCATGAGCAGTGGAATCACCACGGATTGGAGTGGccttttaaaaatgaagaaaagtaACTTTCGGCTGCTTTTATTGATAGCCTTCTATGGCCTCTTTCTTATTCTGGGAGCAGCAATATTTTCGGCCATCGAGTCTCCATTGGAGGTGGCCGATGTAAAAAATATGCGCGACCGCAAGAATCACTTCCTCCGCACCCATTCCTGCATCACTGGTAAGTAACCTAAAAATCATTGTCAACAGGTAGTTTCATTTTGGTTGCAACTGCACGGTATACTACGTTATTGGAAATTCAGTTTACTCTTGATCTTAATCGAATGATGTAACAACTCTTAATCGGGATGCATCTTTAGACTAATCTATTAGCTGCTACAACCAACCACAAAACATGCACATTGCCGAGTTTGACAGAAGACGGAGTGCATGGTTTGAAGTGGAGAGGTAAACCAGTTTGAATTGACGTCAGTCGATCCTAACCGAATCGGGTCTTATCTTCAGAAATAATCATAATAGGTTGTTGAAAATGTCAGACCATCTGCTGCTTGGCGTTGTTTTAGAGTCAGGAGCCAAGGTAGCGAGACGGGAAGCTCATCGTCGAAACAAGGCACTGCATGATTGGTTccgtaaacaaaaaagtacCGAGAAAGCCGATCGTCATTAGGGCTGCGTCTCCGAAGAAACGGACATAAAAGATTTTCCTCTCCCTGTAGGATGAAATCATTCACAAATCGGTACTGGGAGATGGAGAACGGTCCCGAAGCTGGTATTTCCCGATCGATCAGATGTCAAGGAAACACATTCGGTGATTCACAGGTGTTATTGCTTCAAATGAACCTAAAAAAACAGGGGCCAGAGTTCAAAAGCCAAAGACTCAATCGGGGTAACTGCCAGACGGAGAGCTAACCCGTGGGAGCGGTTCTTACGGGAGGCCACctcttttcatcttttcctgttgttttctaccCTGATGCCCTCGCCATACCAAAGAGGAAATGGTTGACAAAGAAACATCTTGTTCCTTTTACCAATAACCTAATATTGATTGAGACGGTGCCATCGTAGGCCTCCATTGTACGCGTAGTTGTTACACATCACGGAGaagagaaaccaaaagaaactGGCTTCATATTGTACATAGGGTAGGCGAAGATTGAGGGTGCGTTGCGTGGGCACGGACACTGCTGAGAGTAGTAAAGTACCCGATCTCCTCCCCCTCATCTTGCAGGAAAAGGGTAGAGGGTATTGATTTTTCTGTCGCTTTGCTAGGCGCTGCATACTGTGTGCCGCATATCTGCACGTTCGATTTTACTTTCCCCTCTCCATCTCTGACAACTAGGCTTTACGATGCAATATTTCAGCTGTTGAGCGTGAGTGAGTGACCTTTCTTTACAATAGTTTTGACTTTGAAAATGCCGGAACGAGCATGAGGATTGTTGATTTTCATCGAtttcattaaacaaaaatgttcttttttattgtgcCTCACGACCGCTAGATAGTGGTAATGCGTGTCGAATGCTCCAaccaccgctagatggcacgGGAATAGAACAATAACGAACGCTTGAAAAGGACACCCTGATGACAACAAATCCTTATTTTTAGCCTCGTAAGGAGTTTAATTGGATCGAAACGCATTAAATCCCAATAGTGAGTCAGCATTACACCCATTCCCTCGTGAGCTAACACATACAAGATCGTATTCGTGTACTACGTTATCGATGATACGATAAATGCCCCAGTGTCTTTCGATTTCCACCGATATCTCTGCAGGAAGTGGTTTAAAGTAGTCCCCTGTTTTAATAGTGCCAGTGAAGGACGCTTGACAGTGGAGGGACCTAGAACAGACAGGCTCGCTTTTGAGTCTTCCTCTGCACCTTTGAAGCAAGTTAGATTCGGCAGTAGGGAACCAGCTGCCAGGCAAGGCAGTCAGCTGTATTTGTCCCTCTTGCTGAAGTAGTGCTgcttatgtttttattttgtgatcCCTGTGTTGCTTGCAGTCACTGAAATGGTTGTAATTCAATCAGCTGAAATCACTCTGGGTCAAAGACGATCTGACGATCGTGTTCCCTTACTGTCTGGCGGTCGTTATCGTGAACCACCACTTCGCCACCTGTGGCTAGGCCTTCAACACAGCTCCTGGTTCCTGATGGTCTATCTGGCCGTTTTCGTGATATACCTATCACTAGGTGCCTTTGTGTTTGGTTCAATGGAGCAGCCTGTGGAACGCCAATTCCATCTAGAAATACGCAACCGCATCGAGAAATTTCTGCTCAAATACCCAATTCTTCCAGGTCTCAAGAAATTGGCCTAAAATATATACACCTAAAATATACACACCCCCTAATGACTCACTTAACTCTCAGGAATATTTCTtcaacatttctttctttttttttttttattctcaacCCCTTTCATTCCCCCAGGAGGCAATCAGGTACCCTCTGGATGTTCGAAAAGGGTTGTGGGTTGAAAGTTGGCCGTTGAAGGTCGATTACCAAAAGAAAGACCTTGATTTAAAAATGTCATTGACGTGTCTGTTACTTTAAACTATGTGTTAATTACATTTTAGAACAAGAATTGGATGCCTTGTTAATGGATGTTGTCCAAGCAACAAACCGCGGTGTGGCTGTGACGCGAAACGTCTCTTCCGAACCAAACTGGAGTTTTGGCCAATCCTTCTTCTTTGCCGGAACAGTTGTCACAACTATTGGTAAGGAAAACGTTGATTCAGACATCCAGATTAACACTAACGCTACTTGCATATTTTCTGGGAATGTAGGTTATGGACACGTAACGCCCCTATCAGAAGGAGGGAAAATCTTCTGTATCGTATATGCGTTGATCGGAATCCCTATGACGTTGATGCTACTGACAGCATTGGTCGACCGACTTATGGTTCCAAGCACTTGGTTGTTACGCTATCTCAACGCTAAATTAGGCCATCTCTACCAGCCGTTTAACATCCGAGTCTTCCATCTACTAGTCATCGCTACTATCCTagtcgttttcttctttcttgtccCAGCAGGAGTTTTTAACGTGTTGGAACCCGATTGGAATTACCTTGATTCGATCTACTACTGTTTCATTTCACTTACGACAATCGGTTTGGGTGATTATATTCCCGGTGACTCTCCAAATCAGCCTCTTAGACCTCTTTATAAGATCGGAACCACCGGTAAAGTCATAGTCACGTATATTGAAAACGGTACCAACTAACTAACGTCTTGGTCTTTTTCTgaaatagtttaccttttaaTTGGCTTGGTCTTTATGGTACTGACGCTCACTGTATTCTACGAAATTCCGCAACTGAACGTCGGCTCTGTGTTTTTGCTGAAATCGGATGAATATGTGGCTAATACATCAGCCTACGATTCAGAAAAGGCACGAATTCAAGGAGGCCCTTCTCTTGGTGGAGTCATGCCCTCATCACTTGGCTCTAGCACAACTTCGGCCGTGCCGTTTGGTAGCTATGGTAAGTAGTTTTCTGGAGCCCCTAGGATTGACAAATAGGGCATGATGTGATTTGTTTATGACCTAATGCATTTATAGGGGCGGGCTATGGTGCTACTGAAGAAGAATTAGGTCGACCTAGCCGTCAAATAGTGCGAGTGAAATCACGCCGAGAAGAGGACTCACCTAGTCCCGAAGACACAACTCCCGTTCACGCACGACCTTAAAAGTAAATTCCCATTTCAAAACCCagcaatttaatttttctttccttgttttgtttactcGTTACTTTATTTCAACTCATCAATTCACATCTTCTTTTACGATAGATAGTAAGCTGTGTGCTTACATGCACTATCATTAGATATCAAAACATACTCTTTTCGCCGCGATATTAACACCCCCTCGCCcatctttttaatttaaatattattttttcccaTTAAAGACTAAGCCCACTTCCGGGTGGTGATATGATaaactttatttttgtgtgaagaaaacaaaattgaaaacaaatatgATCTCGATTACTCGCCAAGATGCTGACGCGCATCTTACTTCAAAAGTCGAATCTTTTAAAGGAAGTCGAAGAACTTTCGAGTCATTCAAGAAAGAAGgataaagaaaacacaaaaaacctCGAAATAAATTTACAAATTTAGTTTGTAAAGTGCACCAATTTTGTTAGGACGAtctctgttttgttttattttttaaaaaactgcattaaaccttctgacactttgcaacaaaaaaattcgtgTAACCTGAGACGAGAAAGCTGTAACTATTCTTCCTATTTAACACTTCCCAACATTTCCGAATCCTTGAAATTTGTTTGAAATCCACTTTGAAGACAAAAGACTTTTATGTAAATTTCATCTGTCGCAAAAAAGTCGCCaaatattaaaacaaaacaaaagaaaaaaagaccaTTCGGAATGAATATTGTTGATTGTGCTTTCGATGTCTCTATCTCATCtttatctctttctctcgTTCACAATCAAAgtggtattttttttcttttattgtaaTGCCGTATCTCCTTGTCAATTCACCTACATACGAATCGGTttttctgaaaacaaaaaaaggatcCATTTGATATGATTAGACTTTTCCCCGAAAACAATGCCGAAACTATACGTTAATTGTGTGTTGTCAATGGCTATTTCTAATCCTACAGAGAAAATACATTAATGTTACCTATTCATGTATCAGTCCACAGAACTGCCACAGTACTGCTGTTTTCGCTAAGATTGTTGAGACTAGTGTAATCATGTTTGCTGATAATTATCGTGCAGAAAAATTACGGCATCTTTGTTGATGTCATTTTTCATCAGCTCCAATTTTCTTTGGAGTGATTCAGAACGAAAAGCGGAAAACAATGCATTGTTTGAAACAACGAACAGCCATGTCTGTTCGTTAAAAATCCAATGTTAGCAGAGTTGTCTGCTGATGCTTAGCAAGATGTTCTGTGGCTTATATGTGATCCTTTTTCTGGCCGTAGGAGGAGGAGCTCGTAGTTTGTAATTCAAGTTTCCTAAGCTACCGTAGCTGTCATCGGAGGACAGACGAGGCTTAGTAATTCAGGACAGATCAGTTTTCCTCTAGTTTGTCAGCTGATTTTAGGTCTTTGAATCAGAGAAGTTGAGAAGTTTCTGTTTAGTGAACAAATATCAGACCATGGCCTTCGTTTTGGAACCGGTATTCAGCTAACTCTTCACAATCCTCCATATTTGGATACAGTTTGAGGGCAACCATCAAAGACCACGGACTATGGACTATAGCTTCCACTGCCGGAGTTCTTTTTCTGCCTGTTTGCGTTCAAAACTCTATGGCTCTTTACCCAGT includes:
- the LOC116918229 gene encoding potassium channel subfamily K member 3; this translates as MNQADLSKLVSALRIAVKPKPRRFSCPEGPAGRLEKLRATVTALVKYERIELNHPRAEEAQGYAERLISDAIRNGDCHKHTMEMADYWLNEKQLVHKLFKVLVPRYQNYNSSFTRLVLGPKTYPGYYVGTAILELKGNPFPALQPETHNYHYWLHNVLLEEAKKEFRSARQDRNAGTTERGDRAKVMSSGITTDWSGLLKMKKSNFRLLLLIAFYGLFLILGAAIFSAIESPLEVADVKNMRDRKNHFLRTHSCITEQELDALLMDVVQATNRGVAVTRNVSSEPNWSFGQSFFFAGTVVTTIGYGHVTPLSEGGKIFCIVYALIGIPMTLMLLTALVDRLMVPSTWLLRYLNAKLGHLYQPFNIRVFHLLVIATILVVFFFLVPAGVFNVLEPDWNYLDSIYYCFISLTTIGLGDYIPGDSPNQPLRPLYKIGTTVYLLIGLVFMVLTLTVFYEIPQLNVGSVFLLKSDEYVANTSAYDSEKARIQGGPSLGGVMPSSLGSSTTSAVPFGSYGAGYGATEEELGRPSRQIVRVKSRREEDSPSPEDTTPVHARP
- the LOC116918233 gene encoding leucine-rich repeat protein 1, with amino-acid sequence MQVNCKVNVVNRLLPSTGKSGPSRLAWSSITLTENKSSVIELALATSRNKAGMKYRVTNNIEQIFSKFVSQGKLTLRFREPAHDLCLSGEVKQMEKILAIIKGEDVQLKKGILCPILSNSTNKVVIPKTKLSILSRADYPVTTSFPETLTYLKISGIALKKFDRRLLHLKLLEILDLSNNQITVLPETMHNLSRLKQLHLSNNEIKILPETFINSARVICLDMSHNQLMTIPSCICRLSGLQILKVDHNKLRCLPSTISKLKNLRTLTLSCNQIRILPESFQALALDHIDVFGNPFENSSQEIPLNPGSLTIRVATLLAISAKSTIKFKLKYTEEDIPYTLITYLHESSTICPCGKLCVDDGILSDGKINLLKVSGSVSGDKIVPVKMMLCTATCFQRFAFKMIS